A region from the Rutidosis leptorrhynchoides isolate AG116_Rl617_1_P2 unplaced genomic scaffold, CSIRO_AGI_Rlap_v1 contig163, whole genome shotgun sequence genome encodes:
- the LOC139881477 gene encoding uncharacterized protein has product MAQIADDSLGKAVLNELEVDGVDTSFLTVSEGGNSPFTYIIVDNQTKTRTCIHTAGYPPMVPDDLPESSLLSSLDGARLAYFDGRLPETALVVAQEAARQNIPIMEDDPEAEEMDVDSFLESMKQSKDDSLARPTCLSSSPTKFRANGIGTVSGRLFLGTAEKIPPSEIIDTTGARDAFIGAILHAICADMPEEKMLPLAAQVAAICCRGLGARTTPQQTDPRLASFLV; this is encoded by the exons ATGGCACAG ATTGCGGATGACAGTCTAGGCAAGGCTGTATTGAACGAGCTTGAAGTTGACGGTGTAGATACTTCTTTCCTTACT GTTTCTGAGGGCGGTAACTCACCATTTACTTATATCATTGTTGACAACCAAAC GAAAACTCGTACTTGTATTCACACTGCTGGATACCCTCCAATGGTACCAGATGATCTTCCGGAATCTAGTTTGTTGTCTTCCTTAGATGGAGCAAGACTTGCATACTTTGATGGGCGGTTGCCTGAAACTGCATTAGTTGTTGCACAGGAG GCAGCCAGGCAGAACATACCTATAATGGAAGATGATCCTGAGGCAGAAGAAATGGATGTAGACAGCTTCCTGGAATCAATGAAGCAGAGCAAGGATGACAGTTTAGCTAGACCAACATGTCTTTCATCG TCTCCAACGAAGTTCAGAGCAAATGGAATAGGGACTGTGAGTGGGAGGCTTTTTCTTGGAACAGCCGAGAAGATACCACCATCCGAAATCATTGACACTACTGGTGCTAGAGATGCATTTATTGGAGCAATTCTTCATG CCATATGTGCTGACATGCCAGAAGAAAAGATGTTGCCATTGGCTGCTCAAGTG GCTGCCATCTGTTGCAGAGGTTTGGGAGCTCGAACCACTCCCCAGCAGACAGATCCACGCTTGGCATCTTTCCTTGTGTAA
- the LOC139881480 gene encoding photosystem I reaction center subunit IV, chloroplastic-like: MASSSIASAASGFLLTTTPTSSVVANSGSKNLAFFPSKTSNDVSNTCVSRLVVVRAADESAAPAATVEAPKPKPPPIGPKRGTKVKILRSESYWFNNVGSVVAVDQDPKTRYPVVVRFDKVNYANVSTNNYALDEIAEVN, encoded by the exons ATGGCAAGTTCCAGCATAGCATCAGCTGCTTCAGGATTTCTgttaacaacaacaccaacaagcAGTGTTGTTGCAAATTCTGGTTCGAAGAATTTGGCTTTCTTCCCTTCAAAGACAAGCAATGACGTCAGCAACACTTGTGTTTCGAGGCTTGTCGTCGTCAGGGCAGCCGATGAGTCAGCAGCACCGGCAGCCACCGTTGAAGCTCCCAAGCCCAAGCCTCCTCCTATTGGACCCAAGAGAGGAACCAAG GTGAAGATCCTGAGAAGTGAGTCGTATTGGTTCAATAACGTTGGCTCTGTTGTTGCCGTCGACCAGGATCCAAAGACTCGATACCCAGTCGTGGTTCGATTCGACAAAGTGAACTATGCCAATGTATCTACAAACAACTATGCTCTCGATGAGATTGCAGAAGTGAATTGA